ccgagttcagcagtgctgctccatcagtCTGTGGGCCAGCAATGGGGAaaagcctcagccctgcagggccaggagctgccgggccctgcctgagcagctcagccagcaggaagggagctgctccacacGGGAACCAGGAGCAAAGGACACTCCTTTTATAGGACATGTTTtcaattgaaagaaaaaaaaaaggaaaaagggaaaaataggtAAATGGTAAAAGATAAGAGTAAAATCCAAGTGTTAGAGAAAAAACATAACATAgagttaatgaaaaaaacaaagcataaaTGCCAAGTTACATTCTTTGCATTAAGAGGTAAatgatctttttaaaaagagaactCAGTTAATTTACATTGTAAATGTGCCGATGGCATGGATTTATCTTACTGACCTCAgcagccttttaaaaattttgggCTTTGTTTCCAATATTGGTATTTGAAATTGTGCTCGAAGCAAGAGGAAATTGCTTTGTGCCCttccagctccaagcaggactgggaatggaaactctgtcaaaccccaaatcctttaGATGACCTTCCTTCTCAGCCTGGGAATGAGCTGCACATTCCCTTTGAAACTGTCAGGGATTTCTTAAAAGACACAAAGTCCCACTGACAgctttttgctctggtttgggaGTGCAGAAGGGCAATTCTCCATTCACCAGGTCCAGACTGCACTGCCTCAGGAGCATGGCCCACTTGCCAGCTTTGGCCCACTCGTGGCACttctggaggaggaagaaagtgcAATTGCACAATTCCAGCCAATCAAGAAGGAAGAATGGGACAGACAAAACAGATCCAGGCGTTCAGCTGGAACTGTGGAGAGTTTGGGTCCTTGCCAGTTggatgtgtgtccccagctgcaatCTCTGGGCCTGCAGCAGAGTCTCACTCACCTGccaaagcagaaagctcaggCGCTGTGCTCGCAACGGGCTCGTCTGATGCAAAGCTGTCAGAGCaatgtgagggcagagccagcccagctgggcccagggctgagcccagcagagccctggcagagcccagagcagcctcagcacccgCAGAGCCCGCTGCAAGGGGAGAAGCAGAAACCGCCCGTCAGCTGAGGGCTCCTGTGCCCTTGTGCCAAGGCCTGCGgtgcccaggccatgctggccgtgcccagagctgtgcccagagctgcccatccctgctgcctttggcacaggCAGGATGGCAGGAcgtgtgcccagcctgcagccggCCACGGCcatccagccctcagcagctgccagagccaaAATTGCAGCTGGGCAGCCAACTGAAGAATGGTTGCATCTGCCCCAGCAAAGGGGAACCTTGGGCCggcagctgtgccatgccagaTCAGGAGCAATCCCATGTATGTGGACTCACCTGCAAATTGGGCCGGAGCCTGCTTTTGAAAAGATACCAGAATCCAAGTCCATACTTcagctggccaggctgggaagaTTGTCATCCTTGAGGTTGTGTTTGGTTCTCATCAGCAGACCCCACCTGGAacagcttctccaggggctCCTTCTCCTCGCCCGGGGCCAGACCAGGCTCTCAGGGCTATGCCCAGGTCCCAGCCATCCATGAACAGACAACAAAACCAGGGATGGTGGCCACAGGCTTGCCACATAggtctgcagctcagctccagcccaagAGCTGCGTGTTCTTTGCTGACCCCTGCTCAGAGCTACAGGCAGGACAAACCAGCTGGTTTGCTTTGCATGATTGCCAAGAGATGCATGGAGCTGGTACCTGCCCAGGCCCCTGGATCCAACTGTGCACGTGTCTCTTCAGTCTTCTAGGCAGGGAAACATCCTTACCCCAGGATGACAGAAAGATCTTCTAAGTGGCCTGTCCGAGGGTTGCTGACAAACAACCTCTTAATGACACTTGGCACGCTGGGAGAGAAACCAGAAATCACCAGTCAGTTGGAGAAGTTGCCCCCTGTTCCCATGCCAGTCATGTGGgcgtgcccaggctgggctaACTTCCCATGGATGCTCttttggagcagagcaggagagcaggacatgtgccaccctcagcagctgcagaggttGCCCATGAGCCCGCTGCTGTCTCCAGCATGGTATTTCCCCGTGCCCGAGATGAGGATCCACCTTGAGAGAGCCATCGTGGACAAGATCCCCCCCGATGATCTCCTGGCCCCCTGACGGGTGCTTCCCCATGACcaggtggcacagcaggaggcCAGGGACAGATCGTGGCTGCCTCGCCGTGGTAGCGTTGGTGCTGGATCCCCATGTGGGCTGTAGGACAGGGTTCCTGTggaacacagacacagctcagcagggatgctgctgctcccagagctggccccagctccctgggcatGTGGGACTGCCCAAGGCACACGGGTGAGCGCTTCCCTCTCGCCAACACTGGGACTTGTGCACAAATCGGGGCTGGAAAAAGAACCACTGGTCTGGAAGATGGGCAGAAGAAACCTAGGAAGGCCCAACCATgacacacaaaggaaaaactcCACCATAGTTGAGAAAACCCACACTCTCCCCACCTGCATGGCCCCCAAAATCTAATAAGCCAAGGGAAACAAAGGGAGTGGAGCAGTCCAGCCCTTCCTCGCCTGCACACCAAACCATCCGGGGCACGCAGTCAGGCCTCCCTCTCTGCTACCCCCATGGGGGTTTGTGTcgggctggctgccccagctccagccccagcccaggccacaGTGGGTGCTGAAGGCTGtcggcagggctgggagctggcccCCCTCACACCCCCACCCAAATCAACTCGGCTCTAGCATCAATCCCATCCCGGCTGCAATAGGGGGAGGCCCCAGTGCTGCACCCAGGCTGCACCACGAGATGCCCAGGAGCACCCCCTGCGAGGGCTCACCTGCAAACTGGGTGTAGGCTGTGTCTTGGAGGAAGGCGCCACAGCCAAAGTCGATCAGTTTCAGCTGCCCGCTGGCCAGGTCGAGCAGGATATTCTCGGGCTTAATGTCCCGGTGCAGGACCCCGCAGCTGGTGCAGTGCCGCACGGCCTCCAGCACCTGGCGGAACAGCATCCGCGCCTCCTCCTCCGGCAGGAACCCTCGCTCCGCCAGGAAACCCGAGAGCTCCTGGCACCGCTCCGGAcgctccagcaccagcaggaagCCGTCGGGGAGCTCCAGCCACTCCAGGAGCTGAATGACACCGCCACAGCCACGGGACACCTTGGCCAGAAGCACGATCTCCAGGGGTGCGCTGGTCCCGTCGGGCTGCGTGAGGAGCACGATGCTCTTAGTGGGGCCGACGCCGTGCCAGGCCTGGGGAAGCCCTCAGCCAGCCCGGGATGCTCTGCACGCCCCGCTCACCCCACGCCCGCTCTCCCCGCAGGGCTCACGGCGGCTCCCACCCTGCCGGGCCCCGGCTCCTCGccgcccggcacggcccggctgTAGCCGCTGGCCCCGCTCACTCACCAGCTCGCCCCAGTGCCGGATGCGATCCCGCGGCACGCGTTTGATGGCCACCTGCGAGCGAGGGAGAGCAGCGGGCTCAGCTCGCCGCCCGTCCCGCCGTGCCCCgacccatcctcctcctccatcccctccgcctccgcccgccgccggccccgccgctcacCGGGGCGCCGTCCGAGATCCGCGTGGCCGCGAAGACGCTGCCGAAGCCGCCGCGCCCCAGCAGCGAGCCCAGCCGGTACcgctcctgcagggcctcctgCGCCGTCCCTGCGGGCGGGACGCGGCTGTCAGCGCTCGGCCCGGGGCCAGCAACGGCCCCCGAGCGCCCCTcacccgccccgggcccggcaTCCCCACCCGCCCCGGGCCTCGGCGGCTCGGGGCCGGAGGCCGCGCTGCCGAGCGGCGGAGCTCGGGCCGGGGAATCCGCAgcggaggcggcgggagcggccgcgccgCGTGTGTCCTCCGCGGGCCCCGggaggagccggggccggggccggggccggggccggggtcGGGACTGGACCCTGCGTCGGGTccggggccgggctcgggcCAGGCGGAGCCGAAGGGCGGCGATGCCGCCCCCGCACCAGGCACTGATGCCCGCCCAGCAGCGCCACCGCCAGTACGGCCAGAGCGGGGGGGAGGCGAGACCGCGGCGGgacggccggggccgggcacggggaagccccgcccggggccgggggcgggccggAGGCATGGCCCGGCCCGGCAGGGAAGAGGGAGgcggggagaggagagggacgCCGGGCAAGGGACCCCGAGGGAAGGGTGCCCGACAGcgggaaaaggagagaaagagaaagaaagagagaaagagaaagaaaaggagaaagactATTCAAAAGTATCTGTTTTGGTGCTGCCGCCGCTactgctgccgccgctgctgccgccgctgccgccgctgccgccgctgccgccgctgccgccgctgcaaCTGAAGCACCGGGGCCGTTCGTCCCCGTGTCCGTTCCCCGCTCGCCCCACGAGCCCCACGTTCGAGCCCCGCGCGCCCCGGGGACAGCCCCTCCGTCTGCCCAAACACGGGAACTCTGCAGCGCTGAGCGCAGAtgcagagccctgactcctgcaCACTGGCACAGCGATCCCCTCGCTTGCTGCTGTGCATTGTCCTTGCTGAGGGTCAAACACTGTCGGGCCACCTTCCCTTGGGGAGGATTCCTACGTGAGCCTAGCACTGCACTTACACCTCCAGTGGTGCTTTTCTGTAAAAtcaggggaaggaaaactgtGTGTGGCTCATGGGATTTTTAGAGTGTCTAAAAATCACCAAGTCATCGATCTTAGAGGTACAGTGCATTTGGAATTACTGGGATGGAGAAGTAGTGTAACATGCAAAAGGGGagcatagaaataaatagaggaaaacatcttggattgtttctttcattttcatttcacttctggaaagctgtttcagttttccaggaatCTTCTCCTGTCTGCTCTTCCCAAGAATCTCTCATGGAGAACAAGGTCAAGCTTCTGTTACAAGATTTGCCACCAGGAAATTATGCCACTGGTGAAATTTTCATGGTGACTGTTTGTGCTGgcttagggcaaatttggggagGAAACCTCCTAAAGGGGTCTGTCTAGAAAGCGAATTCAAGCAGCCCCTAGAAAGCGAATTCAAGCAGCCCCTCCCCCTACTAGTTCAGGGAAAGACTTCActtgagaaaagagaaaaaaccccagtttatTTAACAGGTAGTGTATTCAcaagcatgaaaaatgaataatattaaataaaacctaaaataatttaaataaaaccttgGAAAGTGCTGAAGAGTTGGCAAATTCAGAAAATCCTTTTTGTGGGTTGTAGTTGGCTCACTCGGTCTCTTCTAAGTCCCTCTGGCGCTGGAATGCAGCGTCCCAGAGCTTGGTGGGCCACAAGTGTGAGCTGCCGGTGTTTgtctgggttttcagtccagagcaggtttaaaaagttccaagaaaaaggaaagtcacAGTCCAAAGGAACTTCTCTGCCCCAgccagctaaaaaaaaattgttagaCCAGGGCTGTGAAGGCATTGGGAAATTTCCAAGTCGGGGCACTGGTAGTCCCAGCAGACACCAGGTCTGGATGGTGCTGGAGCCAGAACCTTCAAATTTGCAGTTTTtggctttctgtgccagcaaatcaCAGGacttgggctctgctggcaccaggaaatttccaaatctgggTTCTGGTGCAGCAAACACAAGATGTGGGTGGTGCCAGACCCAGTAGCAGGAAGCTGCCACAGGTTTTGggtttctgtgccagcaaattgctgcacttgggctgtgccagaatagggaaatttccaaatctgggcactggcagtgccagcaaacaccagTGAAACCTTCTGGTCCTCGTCCGGACTGTTGACCAGTGGTTTCCCTGAGAACTGGCTCTGGCCACTTTACAGAGAGTGACTGCTTTCATCTGGTGCTCTGGAAACAGAACTTTAAAGAAGGCAAACACAACAAACAGGGTGACGTGCACAGTacagagagagaagcagaaaaaagccTGGGTCCAGGGTCTAGCAGgaatatttatacatttatttatggGGAGGGGATAAGGTGGAATCTGAGGGACGGAAGCATTAAGAATATTACAGTTTTGCAACAAAAAGTAACTAGTGATACCAAAGAGAACTCAGAACTTTCTAGTAACAATCTGCATAACTGAACAAGAGGATTAtgggcaggagctcctgctgacCCCAACTAAAGAGGGTTTTCCCACGGCCTTAAGCCGAGGTCTCCCTCGTCTTTTAAACCAACCCCAACACAGCAGATCTGGGCAGTGCCGtgttttggctttctttgccagACAATTGCTGCATTTGGGTAGTGCCAGCACCAGGAAATTGCCAGATCTGGGCACTGGCGGGGCCAGCACACCCCATATCTTGGCAGGGGATGTGC
This window of the Zonotrichia leucophrys gambelii isolate GWCS_2022_RI unplaced genomic scaffold, RI_Zleu_2.0 Scaffold_257_73630, whole genome shotgun sequence genome carries:
- the LOC135441361 gene encoding serine/threonine-protein kinase par-1-like, encoding LPGVPLLSPPPSSLPGRAMPPARPRPRAGLPRARPRPSRRGLASPPLWPYWRWRCWAGISAWCGGGIAALRLRLARARPRTRRRVQSRPRPRPRPRPRLLPGPAEDTRGAAAPAASAADSPARAPPLGSAASGPEPPRPGAGGDAGPGAGEGRSGAVAGPGPSADSRVPPAGTAQEALQERYRLGSLLGRGGFGSVFAATRISDGAPVAIKRVPRDRIRHWGELPDGTSAPLEIVLLAKVSRGCGGVIQLLEWLELPDGFLLVLERPERCQELSGFLAERGFLPEEEARMLFRQVLEAVRHCTSCGVLHRDIKPENILLDLASGQLKLIDFGCGAFLQDTAYTQFAGEPSQGVLLGISWNPVLQPTWGSSTNATTARQPRSVPGLLLCHLVMGKHPSGGQEIIGGDLVHDGSLKRALRVLRLLWALPGLCWAQPWAQLGWLCPHIALTALHQTSPLRAQRLSFLLWQKCHEWAKAGKWAMLLRQCSLDLVNGELPFCTPKPEQKAQQQQQQQQQQQQQQQHMKLT